The following are encoded together in the Eptesicus fuscus isolate TK198812 chromosome 16, DD_ASM_mEF_20220401, whole genome shotgun sequence genome:
- the FAM110C gene encoding protein FAM110C codes for MRALPGPDAPPMERLLPGHPDAAQPARRSAVERLAADRAKYVRALPGTAWGPASEGSSPGAGGGQAVDPRPPARAPGAVARRAIARKPLRPDSLIMYRQKCEFARGPGADGLRGGLVKKLLPGPGKDRTPTPPETSPAGEKGRAAGAEVTPTKSGPAAAPVRPARPSVPVAPPAPPESPSVPAAPPTPPESPSVPAAPPTPPARPSVPVASGTREVQAARRRGLQRSQSDLSSRYSMSAAEFDTFFQFCGLEPEVVEALGRQNFSAGSDQGALRVRSVSVATSESGFSRRSCGDEGLQEEELTEQAPSAPSVVERNARIIKWLYTCRKATEVPALRRQGPCDHRAEAGTHGSKELY; via the exons ATGCGCGCGCTGCCCGGCCCGGACGCACCCCCGATGGAGCGGCTGCTGCCTGGGCACCCGGACGCGGCGCAGCCGGCGCGCAGGAGCGCGGTGGAGAGGCTGGCGGCCGACCGCGCCAAGTATGTGCGGGCTCTGCCGGGGACGGCCTGGGGCCCGGCCTCCGAGGGCAGCAGCCCCGGGGCGGGCGGAGGACAGGCGGTCGACCCGCGGCCCCCGGCCCGCGCCCCCGGCGCCGTGGCGCGCAGGGCGATAGCGCGGAAGCCGCTGAGGCCGGACTCGCTGATCATGTACCGGCAGAAGTGCGAGTTCGCGCGCGGGCCGGGCGCCGATGGCCTCCGGGGCGGCCTGGTGAAGAAGCTCCTGCCGGGGCCGGGTAAGGACAGGACGCCCACGCCCCCAGAGACGTCCCCGGCGGGAGAGAAGGGCAGGGCCGCGGGCGCGGAGGTGACGCCAACGAAGTCGGGCCCTGCCGCGGCCCCCGTACGTCCCGCGCGCCCCAGCGTCCCGGTCGCGCCCCCGGCGCCCCCCGAGAGCCCCAGCGTCCCGGCCGCCCCCCCTACGCCCCCCGAGAGCCCCAGCGTCCCGGCCGCCCCCCCTACGCCCCCCGCGCGCCCCAGCGTCCCGGTCGCGTCGGGGACCCGCGAGGTGCAGGCGGCCAGGCGCAGGGGTCTGCAGCGCTCGCAGTCGGACCTCAGCTCCCGCTACTCCATGTCCGCTGCCGAGTTCGACACCTTCTTCCAGTTCTGCGGGCTGGAGCCCGAGGTGGTGGAGGCGCTCGGGCGGCAGAACTTCTCCGCGGGGTCGGACCAGGGCGCTCTCAGGGTCCGCAGCGTGAGCGTCGCCACCTCCGAGAGTGGCTTCTCGCGGCGCAGCTGCGGCGacgaggggctgcaggaggaggagctgaCGGAGCAGGCGCCCAGCGCCCCCTCGGTCGTGGAGAGGAACGCGCGCATCATCAAGTGGCTGTACACCTGCAGGAAGGCCACGGAGGTGCCAGCGCTGCGGCGGCAGGGCCCTTGTGACCACCGCGCCGAGGCCGGGACCCACGG GAGTAAAGAACTCTACTGA